The window agtctctctctctttctccttggGGCGGAAACGGTAGTTCCCGGCGGATGTAAGAGGTAAAAGTTTAGACCTTTGCCCTCTTTTGAGATTTTTTAGGGTTTTCTCCCCATCTCGATCAAGCGGAAAAAGAGCAGTTTTAGCTCCAAGGTTGGGATTATGTTCGCTCTTCTTTTACCTTGTTTGTACGTGTGATGTGTTCTGGTAGATGAGTATCTCCGGGCCGTAAAGGAAAGAGACATAATTTGGGGCATTTTGGGATGGAAGATCTCTCCAAGTACGCTCACAGCCCGGCCCACCTTGCTGTATCGCGAAGAGACCATGCAGGCCTCCGGCGGATCGTCGCCGCGCTTCCCCGTCTCCCCAAGACCGGCGACGTTACCACGGAGCAGGAGTCCCTTGCCGGCGAGCTCACAGCTGATGCCGTCTCTTCTGTTATCGATCGCCGGGACGTTCCCCATCGGGAAACCCCCCTCCACCTCGCTGTCCGGCTCCGTGACCCCACCTCTGCTGAGATCCTCATGTCGGCTGGTGCTGATTGGTCCCTTCAGAATGAGCATGGATGGTCGGCGCTCCAGGAGGCTGTTTGCAACCGGGAGGACGCAATCGCGATGATCATAGCGCGCCACTATCAGCCCCTCGCTTGGGCTAAGTGGTGCCGCCGCCTCCCTCGCATTGTTTCGTCAATCACCCGGATCCAGGATTTCTACATGGAGATTACTTTCCACTTTGAGAGCTCGGTGATCCCGTTCATCAGCAGGATTGCACCATCTGATACTTACAGAATATGGAAGCGGGGCCCAAACCTCAGAGCTGACATGACCTTGGCGGGATTTGATGGCTTCCGAATCCAACGTTCTGACCAGACATTCCTCTTCCTTGGTCAGGGTGCCCAGGGTGACAATGGGCATCCACCGCTTCCTCCTGGGTCTCTAATTGTGCTTTCTCATAAGGAGAAAGAAATCACAAATGCACTTGAAGGAGCTGGAGCCAAGCCCACAGAAGCAGAGGTGGCTCACGAGGTTGCTTTGATGTCTCAGACAAATATGTACAGGCCAGGGATTGACGTTACACAAGCTGAGCTTGTCCCTCATTTGAACTGGCGTCGACAGGAAAGGGCTGAAATGGTTGGGAATTGGAAAACCAAGGTCTATGATCTACTTAATGTAATGGTGAGTGTGAAGTCGAGAAGGGTTCCTGGTGCTATGACTGATGAGGAGTTATTCACCATTGATAATGACGAAAGAGTGGCCAATGGTGGGGATGTTGATGGTGGACTTGATGATGTATTGACACCTGAGGAAAGGATGCAGTTAGATTCAGCACTTAGGATGAGTAACTCGCAGGGCATAGATGAATATGAGGGGAATGGTGCAGCATTTGAAGGTGTTGAAAACTCTGAATCCAATGGTGTTTCCAAGGAGAGAAAAAGCTGGTTTGGTTGGAGTGGTAAACGGACTTCCAAGAATAGTGGAGGTGAGGATAcagatgacacaaaaaataaacactTGAAGGCATGCCCAGAGAATGGACATCATAAGTCCGAAATTGCAAAGGAGACGGGGGATACTaagaagggaaaagaaaaaaGCACTAAGAAAAGGAGTGGAAATGAGTCTAACAAACATGAGAGTGAATTCAAAAAGGGTGTTAGACCAGTTCTGTGGTTGACCCCAGACT of the Musa acuminata AAA Group cultivar baxijiao chromosome BXJ2-10, Cavendish_Baxijiao_AAA, whole genome shotgun sequence genome contains:
- the LOC135624537 gene encoding uncharacterized protein LOC135624537 → MEDLSKYAHSPAHLAVSRRDHAGLRRIVAALPRLPKTGDVTTEQESLAGELTADAVSSVIDRRDVPHRETPLHLAVRLRDPTSAEILMSAGADWSLQNEHGWSALQEAVCNREDAIAMIIARHYQPLAWAKWCRRLPRIVSSITRIQDFYMEITFHFESSVIPFISRIAPSDTYRIWKRGPNLRADMTLAGFDGFRIQRSDQTFLFLGQGAQGDNGHPPLPPGSLIVLSHKEKEITNALEGAGAKPTEAEVAHEVALMSQTNMYRPGIDVTQAELVPHLNWRRQERAEMVGNWKTKVYDLLNVMVSVKSRRVPGAMTDEELFTIDNDERVANGGDVDGGLDDVLTPEERMQLDSALRMSNSQGIDEYEGNGAAFEGVENSESNGVSKERKSWFGWSGKRTSKNSGGEDTDDTKNKHLKACPENGHHKSEIAKETGDTKKGKEKSTKKRSGNESNKHESEFKKGVRPVLWLTPDFPLKTDELLPLLDVLANKVKAVRRLRELLTTKLPQGTFPVKLAIPIVPTIRVLITFTKFEELQQSDEFSTPLSSPTYFQESKAKETEASGSWYSWMRGSRGGQSSDSSEGRSCKDEIDPFRIPSDYTWIDSNEKKRRMKAKKGKSKRGTNRKQSSRSSEDKQLLDGFE